Part of the Faecalibacterium duncaniae genome, ACATCGATGAGAGTGCACCCATTCTGGTGGCCACCGGCCCCCTGACCGATGGTGCGCTGGCCGACGAGATCGGCCGCCTGACCGGCGATGAGCGGCTCCATTTCTATGATGCCGTAGCTCCCATCGTCACGGCCGAGAGCCTGGATTACAACAAGGTGTTTGCCGCTTCCCGGTACGACCGGGGCGAGGCCGATTACCTGAACTGCCCCTTCAATAAGGCAGAGTATGAGGCTTTCCACGCCGCGCTGGCTTCGGCAGAGCGTGCCCCGCTCCATGCCTTCGATGCCGGTGCGGAACAGGGCGCGCAGCCCGACCCCGATGCCCACGGCAAAAAGGCGGATACCGTCACGGTCTACGAGGGCTGTATGCCCATTGAGATCATGGCCGCCCGGGGTGCTGATACCATGCGCTTCGGCCCCCTGCGCCCGGTGGGTCTGGTGGACCCCAACACCGGCCACCGCCCCTGGGCCAATGTCCAGCTCCGTGCCGAGAATAAGGAACGCACCCTCTATAATATCGTGGGCTTCCAGACCAACCTCAAGTGGGGCGAGCAGAAGCGGGTGTTCAGCATGATCCCGGGCCTGGAAAATGCCGAGTTCGTGCGGTACGGTGTCATGCACCGCAACACCTTCCTGGATGCGCCCCGTGTGCTGGACGCGGGCCTGTTCCTGAAGGAGCACCCCAACGTGTTCTTTGCGGGCCAGATTACCGGCTTTGAGGGCTATATGGAGAGCGCCGCCTGCGGCCTGCTGGCAGCCCGGAGCATCTACGCCCGGCTGGAGGGCAGGCAGCTGCCCCCGCCGCCGGTGGATACCATGTGCGGCGCGCTGATCCAGTATCTGACCACCGAGAACAAACATTTCCAGCCCATGGGCGCGAATATGGGCATCCTGCCCCCGCTGCCGGCCGAGAGCCGCCCCCGTGACAAGCGCCTGCGTTACATGGCCGTGGCCGAGCGTGCCGTGGCCAGCTTCCAACAGTGGCTGAACGAAACTGCTCTTTAAGAAGGGAGAAACCCTATGAAAATTATCGTTGATATGATGGGCGGCGACAACGCCCCGCTGGCTGTGCTGGAAGGCACCGCGCAGGCTGTGAAAGAGTACGGTGTGCAGGTCATCGGCGTGGGCCGCGAGGAGCTGGTGCGCAAGACGGCTGCCGAGCACAATATCCCGCTGGACGGCATCGAGCTGGTCAACTGCACCGAGACCATTGAGATGTGCGATGAGCCTGCAAGGGCCATCCGCAGCAAGAAGGATTCCTCCATCGTGGTGGGCCTGAACCTGCTGAAGGAGGGAAAGGGCGATGCCTTTGTCTCTGCCGGAAGCACCGGCGCGCTCCATGTGGGCGCAAGCCTCATCGTGCGCACCCTCAAGGGCGTAAAGCGCCCGGCCCTGGCCACCATGGTGCCGGCCAAAAACAAGGCCTATCTGCTGCTGGACTGCGGCGCGAACGTGGAGTGCCGCCCCGAGATGCTGGCAGCCTTTGCCGTGATGGGCAGCTGCTATGTCAACAAGGTGGAGGGCCGCACCGCACCCACCGTGGCGCTGGCAAACAACGGCGCCGAGGAGAGCAAGGGCACCCCGATGCTCCGGGAAGCCCACCAGCTGCTCAAGGCAACACCGGGCATCCGGTTCGTGGGCAACATCGAGCCCCGTGACGTGCCCAACGGTGATGTGGATGTGGTGGTCTGCGACGGCTTTACCGGCAATGTCATCCTCAAGCTGACCGAGGGCGTGGCCAAGATGCTGCTGGGGATGCTCAAGGAGATGTTCCTGGCAAACCTCGGCGGCAAGATCGCCTACCTGCTGCTCAAGAGCGGCGTGGGAAGCCTCAAGCACCAGATGGACAGCGAGGAGTACGGCGGCGCACCCTTCCTGGGCGCAAAGCAGCCGGTCATCAAGGCCCACGGCTCCTCCAAGGCCAAGGGCATCAAGAACGCCATCCGGCAGGCCAAGATCTGCGTGGAGAACGACCTGTGCGGCACCATGCAGAGCGCGCTGGATGAGCTGAACAAAGAGTAAGGAAAGCGGCCTTGCCCTCTCCGTCATCGCTGACGCGATGCCACCTCTCCCAAAGGGAGAGGCAATGGCGGGTGACGGTCAGCTGGTGCTTTCCAGGGTGCTGTGCAGGCTCCCCCTTTGGGGGAGCTGGACGCGAAGCGGCCTGAGAGGGTGAGGATACCAAAAAGATTCAAGGGAGCAAAGAAATATGAGCCATCAGTTGGAAACAATTATTGGTTACAAGTTCAAGAATCCGAAGCTGCTGGAGACGGCGCTGACCCACACCAGCTACGCCAACGAGAGCCGCACGCCGGTGCAGCACAACGAGCGGCTGGAATTTCTGGGCGACAGCGTGCTGCAGATCGTCTCGGCAGATTATCTGTTCCACGCCTACGCCGACCGGCCCGAGGGCGACCTGACCCGCATCCGTTCCAGCCTGGTCAGCGAGGGCGCATTGTTCCAGTTTGCGCAGGAGATCAATCT contains:
- the trmFO gene encoding methylenetetrahydrofolate--tRNA-(uracil(54)-C(5))-methyltransferase (FADH(2)-oxidizing) TrmFO, yielding MSNYKVTVLGAGLAGCEAALWLAGKGVQVTLCEQKPTHFSPAHKSAGFAELICSNSLKAERLDSASGLLKEEMRRMGSQLLEAAEEARVAAGGALAVDRDAFSAAVTRRVEECPNITVVREQVEHIDESAPILVATGPLTDGALADEIGRLTGDERLHFYDAVAPIVTAESLDYNKVFAASRYDRGEADYLNCPFNKAEYEAFHAALASAERAPLHAFDAGAEQGAQPDPDAHGKKADTVTVYEGCMPIEIMAARGADTMRFGPLRPVGLVDPNTGHRPWANVQLRAENKERTLYNIVGFQTNLKWGEQKRVFSMIPGLENAEFVRYGVMHRNTFLDAPRVLDAGLFLKEHPNVFFAGQITGFEGYMESAACGLLAARSIYARLEGRQLPPPPVDTMCGALIQYLTTENKHFQPMGANMGILPPLPAESRPRDKRLRYMAVAERAVASFQQWLNETAL
- the plsX gene encoding phosphate acyltransferase PlsX; this translates as MKIIVDMMGGDNAPLAVLEGTAQAVKEYGVQVIGVGREELVRKTAAEHNIPLDGIELVNCTETIEMCDEPARAIRSKKDSSIVVGLNLLKEGKGDAFVSAGSTGALHVGASLIVRTLKGVKRPALATMVPAKNKAYLLLDCGANVECRPEMLAAFAVMGSCYVNKVEGRTAPTVALANNGAEESKGTPMLREAHQLLKATPGIRFVGNIEPRDVPNGDVDVVVCDGFTGNVILKLTEGVAKMLLGMLKEMFLANLGGKIAYLLLKSGVGSLKHQMDSEEYGGAPFLGAKQPVIKAHGSSKAKGIKNAIRQAKICVENDLCGTMQSALDELNKE